A genome region from Cucumis sativus cultivar 9930 chromosome 4, Cucumber_9930_V3, whole genome shotgun sequence includes the following:
- the LOC101208466 gene encoding aspartic proteinase-like protein 2, producing MNSYSATLLCSLLGFNLLAVILSSSVDSRDFDYQQRSVILPLFISPTNSSHRRVLDRDHRLRHLQNLVKPHSSNARMRLHDDLLTNGYYTTRLWIGSPPQEFALIVDTGSTVTYVPCSNCVQCGNHQDPRFQPELSSTYQPVKCNADCNCDENGVQCTYERRYAEMSTSSGVLAEDVMSFGKESELVPQRAVFGCETMESGDLYTQRADGIMGLGRGTLSVMDQLVGKGVVSNSFSLCYGGMDVGGGAMVLGGISSPPGMVFSHSDPSRSPYYNIELKEIHVAGKPLKLNPRTFDGKYGAILDSGTTYAYFPEKAYYAFKDAIMKKISFLKQISGPDPNFKDICFSGAGRDVTELPKVFPEVDMVFANGQKISLSPENYLFRHTKVSGAYCLGIFKNGNDQTTLLGGIIVRNTLVTYNRENSTIGFWKTNCSELWKNLHYLSPAPPPAPLPSHVPNTSKEVPPPGSPSVPFLSGEFQVGVITFNMMLHVNQSSVKLNITELAEFIANELEVSVSQVHVLNFTSGETDIFIRWAIFPADSAGYISNSTAMDIISRLKEHELQLPEKFGSYQLVELNVEPPLKKTWMEQHFWSITTIGVAVTLVVGLAAGSTWLIWRYRRRDTSSYEPVGVVGPEQELQPL from the exons ATGAATTCATACTCTGCCACTCTCCTCTGTTCTCTACTTGGTTTTAATCTGCTAGCCGTGATTCTTTCCTCTTCTGTGGACTCGAGAGATTTTGACTATCAGCAACGGTCTGTCATTCTTCCTCTCTTTATCTCGCCCACGAATTCTTCTCATCGGCGCGTTTTGGACCGTGATCACCGTCTCCGGCACCTGCAGAACCTAGTCAAGCCCCACTCTTCAAATGCTCGAATGAGGCTCCACGATGATCTCCTTACCAACGG GTATTACACGACTCGTTTATGGATTGGGTCTCCTCCACAAGAATTTGCTCTTATTGTGGATACCGGAAGTACTGTGACATACGTTCCATGTTCTAACTGCGTACAGTGCGGGAATCATCAG gaTCCAAGGTTCCAACCAGAGTTGTCTAGCACATATCAACCTGTTAAGTGCAATGCTGATTGTAACTGTGATGAGAACGGAGTCCAATGTACATACGAGAGAAGGTATGCAGAGATGAGTACTAGCAGCGGTGTGCTTGCTGAGGACGTCATGTCATTTGGAAAAGAAAGTGAACTTGTACCCCAGCGTGCTGTCTTTGGCTGTGAAACTATGGAAAGTGGTGATCTTTATACCCAACGTGCTGATGGGATTATGGGTTTGGGCCGTGGTACACTCAGTGTGATGGACCAACTCGTGGGCAAGGGTGTTGTGAgcaattcattttcattatgttATGGAGGGATGGATGTTGGTGGGGGTGCAATGGTTCTTGGTGGGATCTCTTCACCCCCTGGTATGGTATTTTCCCACTCAGACCCATCTCGAAG CCCATATTATAATATAGAGTTGAAGGAAATACATGTTGCTGGGAAACCATTGAAGTTGAATCCGAGGACTTTTGATGGGAAGTATGGTGCTATCTTGGATAGTGGAACTACATATGCTTATTTTCCAGAAAAAGCCTACTATGCATTCAAGGATGCT ataatgaagaaaattagtttcCTGAAACAAATCAGTGGTCCTGACCCGAATTTCAAAGATATTTGTTTCTCTGGTGCTGGAAG GGATGTCACTGAACTTCCAAAAGTTTTTCCAGAGGTTGATATGGTTTTTGCCAATGGACAGAAAATTTCACTTTCTCCAGAGAACTACTTATTCCGG CATACGAAGGTTAGTGGTGCATATTGTCTGGGGATCTTTAAAAATGGGAATGATCAGACAACACTTTTGGGAG GAATTATTGTTCGCAATACTCTTGTCACTTATAACCGAGAGAACTCCACAATTGGGTTTTGGAAGACTAACTGTTCTGAGCTGTGGAAGAATCTGCATTATCTTTCTCCTGCTCCTCCACCTGCTCCTTTACCTTCCCATGTTCCGAATACGAGTAAAGAAGTTCCTCCACCTGGTTCTCCAAGTGTGCCATTTCTTTCTG GTGAATTTCAGGTTGGAGTGATAACATTTAATATGATGCTTCATGTCAACCAATCCTCCGTGAAGCTTAACATCACTGAGCTTGCAGAATTTATTGCCAATGAACTTGAAGTTAGTGTCTCACAG GTTCACGTGCTGAACTTTACGTCAGGGGAAACTGATATCTTCATTAGATGGGCTATCTTCCCTGCTGACTCGGCTGGTTATATATCTAATTCCACGGCGATG GACATAATTTCTCGCTTGAAGGAACATGAATTGCAACTTCCTGAAAAATTCGGAAGTTATCAGCTGGTTGAATTGAATGTTGAACCCCCGTTAAAGAA GACATGGATGGAGCAACACTTCTGGTCTATAACGACTATTGGAGTAGCAGTTACCTTAGTTGTTGGATTGGCTGCCGGAAGCACATGGTTGATTTGGAGATATAGACGGAGGGACACGAGTTCCTATGAGCCTGTTGGCGTAGTAGGGCCCGAGCAAGAGCTTCAGCCGCTATAG
- the LOC101219963 gene encoding uncharacterized protein LOC101219963, with protein MERKQGFFSALKGEIVRGLSPGRSRAKSPARSASPMSGLLRRRKNHQMSQPELVIERSGSLRPEEALSPLKEGPDGNESRESKEGKWGSWMRGQLCRAPSAVSCSAQKRSDLRLLLGVLGAPLAPVHVSSTEPQPHLAIKDIPIENSSAQYILQQYTAASGGQKLQNSVSNAYAMGKVKMIACEFETANKVVRTRNSSKDAESGGFVLWQMKPDMWYVELALGGSKVHAGCNGKLVWRHTPWLGAHAAKGPVRPLRRALQGLDPKTTASMFANARCIGEKSVNGEDCFILKLCTDPSTLKARSEGPAEIIRHTMFGYFSQKSGLLIHLEDSHLTRIQNNGSDAVYWETTINSFLDDYRPVEGIMIAHSGRSVVTLFRFGETAMSHTKTRMEEAWTIEEVAFNVPGLSIDCFIPPAELRYASMSEACDFSRGQGLKNAMAAAAYRAKVAALEKNPDNKVKVIWKPDI; from the exons ATGGAGAGGAAACAGGGTTTTTTCTCGGCGCTAAAGGGGGAGATAGTAAGAGGGCTTTCACCTGGAAGGTCAAGAGCTAAAAGTCCGGCGAGAAGTGCGTCTCCCATGTCGGGTTTACTACGGCGGAGAAAGAACCACCAAATGTCGCAACCGGAATTGGTGATTGAGAGATCTGGAAGCTTAAGGCCGGAGGAGGCATTGTCTCCCTTGAAGGAAGGGCCTGATGGGAACGAGAGCAGAGAGTCTAAGGAGGGTAAATGGGGAAGCTGGATGAGGGGTCAGCTTTGTAGGGCACCTTCGGCTGTTTCTTGCTCTGCCCAGAAACGATCTGATCTGAGGCTGCTGCTTGGAGTTTTGGGTGCTCCGTTAGCTCCTGTTCATGTTAGCTCCACAGAGCCTCAGCCCCACCTCGCCATTAAAGACATCCCCATT GAAAATTCATCTGCTCAATATATATTGCAGCAGTACACGGCAGCCTCGGGAGGGCAAAAGCTTCAAAACTCTGTTAGCAATGCTTATGCCATGGGAAAGGTGAAAATGATAGCATGTGAGTTTGAAACAGCTAACAAAGTGGTGAGGACTCGAAATTCCTCCAAAGATGCAGAGTCAGGTGGGTTTGTCTTGTGGCAGATGAAGCCAGATATGTGGTATGTTGAGCTTGCTCTGGGTGGTAGCAAGGTTCATGCTGGTTGCAATGGGAAGCTAGTGTGGAGACACACACCTTGGCTGGGCGCTCATGCCGCCAAAGGGCCTGTTAGACCCCTTCGCCGTGCCCTTCAG GGACTTGATCCAAAAACTACAGCAAGCATGTTTGCTAATGCAAGATGCATTGGGGAGAAAAGTGTTAATGGCGAAGATTGTTTTATTCTCAAGCTCTGTACAGATCCTTCAACGTTGAAGGCAAGAAGTGAAGGACCTGCAGAGATCATCAGACACACTATGTTTGGATACTTCAGCCAGAAATCCGGCCTTCTTATACATTTAGAAGATTCACATTTAACCCGAATCCAAAACAATGGAAGCGATGCTGTTTATTGGGAAACCACAATCAATTCGTTCCTTGATGATTACCGACCAGTAGAGGGGATTATGATTGCTCACTCCGGTCGATCTGTAGTAACACTTTTCAGATTTGGGGAAACAGCCATGAGCCACACAAAAACCAGGATGGAAGAAGCTTGGACAATCGAGGAAGTAGCGTTTAATGTTCCTGGTCTGTCTATTGATTGTTTCATTCCCCCTGCTGAACTTAGATATGCTTCCATGAGCGAAGCCTGCGATTTCTCCAGAGGGCAAGGGTTGAAAAACGCCATGGCAGCAGCAGCATATCGTGCCAAAGTCGCAGCACTAGAGAAGAATCCCGACAACAAGGTCAAAGTTATCTGGAAACCAGATATCTGA